The genomic stretch AAGGAAGATAAAGAAAAGGGAAATTAGCTAAAGTATGTACCTCAGGACCGGTCATTATGGGCATGTCCTTATCACACACAACAATATCAAACTCATTGCCCTCAAGAAACATATCAATAGCTTCTTTCCCATTCTTCGCCAGGGTGATCTCACAATGGAACTTGCGCAGCATGGAGGAGACAACCATGCGTTCAACTGCCATATCATCAACAAGCAATGCCTTGAGGGAGGCTGCCATGATCAGCTAGCTAAAAGAACTGCAAAAAAACATAATTTATAAAGAGTTTAGTTGTTTCTGATCCACACGTTTCATTTATCTCAGCTGATATATAGT from Triticum aestivum cultivar Chinese Spring unplaced genomic scaffold, IWGSC CS RefSeq v2.1 scaffold10994, whole genome shotgun sequence encodes the following:
- the LOC123176388 gene encoding two-component response regulator ORR42-like — protein: MAASLKALLVDDMAVERMVVSSMLRKFHCEITLAKNGKEAIDMFLEGNEFDIVVCDKDMPIMTGPEAVVKICAMGATDVKIGGVSADDNAMEAFMCAGADDFVPKPVRPEILQPMVQEVINKKKN